One Pleurocapsa sp. PCC 7327 DNA segment encodes these proteins:
- a CDS encoding ABC transporter ATP-binding protein produces the protein MSDATVNIRELTSDTILDVRNLRVEFLSDSRNNFSENSSPRAVDDISFQLKRGQILGIVGESGSGKSVTSLAIMGLIPSPGKISGGEIWFRPARENNQARNARLVNLLALSEEKRRNYRGGEIAMIFQEPMSALNPVYTIGFQIIEAIRLHQNVAPEQAKNQAIALLQEVKLIPSDEQLENEYLEKNKGNKNTEAGLVTQRVKNYIKQYKQSILKRYPHQLSGGQLQRVTIAMAISCNPTILIADEPTTALDVTVQAEILHLLRELCKTHRDMSMIFISHDLGVINQIADAVVVMYGGKIVEAGNKDKILYEPKHPYTKGLLACRPRLHSQLEILPVVENFMIATKDSATGKVLSIQEKEPPEFKTISPQKRQERLSSLQQKENLLSVSNLSVLFPVRGMFGQTKVFFKAVDNVSFEVKPGETLGLVGESGCGKSTLARTILRLIPATTGKIKFRFREATEEEDISRLSMGDEKLRFLRRKMQIVFQNPYNSLNPRLTIGKAIMEPMTIHNLGKSSRARREKVKDLLGRVGLNPDWFDRYPHELSGGQRQRVCIARALAVDPEFIICDESVSALDVSVQAGVLNLLKKLQKDFHLTYIFISHDLSVVKFMSDRILVMNQGKIEEMDIAENIINNPQKDYTKKLIASIPQF, from the coding sequence ATGAGTGACGCTACTGTTAATATCCGCGAACTGACAAGCGACACTATTCTCGACGTTCGCAACTTGCGAGTTGAATTTCTGAGCGACTCGCGTAATAATTTTTCAGAAAATTCTTCCCCAAGAGCAGTAGATGACATAAGCTTTCAACTCAAACGAGGACAGATTTTAGGGATCGTCGGCGAGTCGGGTTCGGGTAAATCCGTTACTTCTTTGGCAATTATGGGATTGATTCCCAGTCCCGGCAAAATTAGCGGGGGCGAAATTTGGTTTCGTCCTGCTAGGGAAAATAATCAAGCACGGAACGCGAGACTTGTCAATCTCCTAGCCTTAAGCGAAGAAAAGCGGCGCAATTATCGGGGAGGGGAAATTGCCATGATTTTCCAAGAACCGATGAGCGCCCTAAACCCAGTTTATACGATTGGCTTTCAAATTATCGAAGCGATTCGACTGCATCAAAATGTCGCGCCAGAACAAGCCAAAAATCAAGCGATCGCGCTTTTGCAAGAAGTTAAGCTTATCCCTAGCGACGAACAGTTAGAAAACGAGTATTTAGAGAAAAATAAAGGTAATAAAAACACTGAGGCAGGTTTGGTCACGCAACGAGTTAAAAATTACATCAAGCAGTACAAACAATCAATCCTCAAACGCTATCCTCACCAACTTTCTGGCGGTCAACTGCAACGGGTTACTATCGCCATGGCAATTTCTTGCAACCCAACCATTTTGATCGCTGACGAACCGACAACGGCACTCGACGTAACAGTACAAGCAGAAATTTTGCACCTGCTGCGAGAGTTATGCAAAACCCATCGAGATATGTCGATGATTTTTATTTCTCACGATTTGGGAGTAATCAATCAAATTGCCGATGCAGTTGTCGTAATGTATGGGGGAAAAATTGTCGAAGCAGGCAATAAGGACAAAATTTTATACGAACCCAAACATCCCTACACAAAAGGCTTGTTAGCTTGTCGCCCTCGTTTGCATTCCCAGTTAGAAATACTGCCCGTAGTAGAAAATTTTATGATAGCGACCAAAGATTCTGCGACGGGAAAAGTGTTATCGATTCAGGAAAAAGAACCACCCGAATTTAAGACGATCTCTCCTCAAAAGCGACAAGAACGATTATCTTCCCTGCAACAAAAAGAAAATTTATTATCTGTCTCAAATTTGTCCGTTCTATTTCCCGTTCGCGGGATGTTCGGTCAAACGAAAGTTTTTTTTAAAGCAGTAGACAATGTTTCTTTTGAGGTCAAGCCAGGCGAAACGCTAGGATTAGTCGGAGAATCAGGGTGCGGGAAATCGACCCTTGCTCGCACGATTTTGCGTTTAATTCCAGCAACAACTGGAAAAATTAAATTTCGGTTTCGAGAAGCGACTGAAGAAGAGGATATTTCTCGGCTATCTATGGGCGATGAAAAACTGCGTTTTTTGCGAAGAAAAATGCAAATTGTTTTTCAAAATCCCTATAATTCTCTCAATCCTCGCCTGACTATTGGAAAGGCAATTATGGAGCCGATGACTATTCATAATTTAGGGAAAAGTTCGCGAGCAAGACGAGAAAAAGTTAAGGATTTGTTAGGACGAGTGGGATTAAATCCAGATTGGTTCGATCGCTATCCTCACGAACTATCAGGAGGCCAACGCCAACGGGTATGTATAGCTAGAGCCTTAGCAGTCGATCCTGAGTTTATTATTTGCGATGAATCGGTATCGGCACTGGATGTTTCGGTACAAGCTGGCGTTTTAAATTTGCTCAAAAAATTGCAAAAAGATTTTCACTTGACTTACATTTTTATTTCCCACGATTTAAGCGTAGTTAAGTTTATGAGCGATCGCATTCTGGTCATGAATCAGGGAAAAATTGAAGAGATGGATATTGCAGAAAATATTATTAATAATCCCCAAAAAGACTACACTAAAAAGCTAATCGCTTCAATCCCTCAGTTTTAA
- a CDS encoding transaldolase family protein: protein MIYLDSAIASEAEIAGKLGWIKGITTNPTLLAKSDLSPEETLKQLAAISPGELYYQLTATDCDRAIAEGRRAFEIIGAKTVLKVPASAVGFQVVACLSPEIPCAVTAIYSAAQAAVAREAGAKYAIAYVNRATRLLGDGLALVRDMAALLQGSATEILAASLKTPNEAAAALRAGAHHLTLPLSVLQAMTTHELSEQTVEEFNSNGTGIELP from the coding sequence ATGATTTACTTGGACTCGGCGATCGCTAGCGAAGCAGAGATAGCAGGCAAACTGGGATGGATAAAAGGAATTACCACCAATCCCACCTTACTAGCCAAAAGCGATTTATCTCCGGAGGAGACCTTAAAACAACTCGCTGCTATCAGTCCTGGCGAGCTATATTATCAGCTTACTGCAACCGATTGCGATCGCGCGATCGCAGAGGGACGACGTGCCTTTGAAATTATTGGCGCGAAAACGGTACTGAAGGTTCCGGCAAGTGCGGTTGGGTTTCAAGTAGTAGCGTGCCTGTCACCGGAAATCCCTTGTGCGGTAACGGCGATTTACAGTGCGGCACAAGCGGCAGTAGCGCGAGAAGCGGGAGCAAAATATGCGATCGCTTACGTCAATCGCGCGACGAGATTGTTGGGCGATGGCTTGGCGTTGGTACGGGATATGGCTGCCTTATTGCAAGGGAGCGCGACAGAAATCCTTGCTGCTAGTCTGAAAACTCCTAACGAAGCTGCTGCTGCCTTGCGAGCGGGAGCGCATCATCTAACTTTGCCTTTAAGCGTCTTGCAAGCGATGACGACTCACGAGCTATCCGAGCAAACCGTAGAGGAGTTTAACAGTAATGGAACGGGAATAGAATTGCCATAA
- a CDS encoding hybrid sensor histidine kinase/response regulator — protein sequence MALSQSSFRRILLSRLLLVSVPVLLVGVYVTYRKARSAFLETARQNLTESAVRKGESIDRSIEALRANLATASDSVVFKQGTPLQQQAFLDRLASKLPNQIQCVQLTNFQMGQVIASTCGNQPLDNLARSQGVVEQESLAVEANKISIKFLLPQQQKNPEVNEGQLELLLSAPVYDDRDRPRYVLSFKSALQEKEFVSTETQPGSLTGYTVVINQQGTILAHPLSERVGRNIREEDDANRLKDLVWSAIAGQPRFLHLFAFDEDGVELVAGYSAIASPITSERSKKWVILAVAPIDKALAPLQDIQKALFGMTLALIVASILVILFISRELARPLEQLRDYAIKKELFCKKTETPQTCPQNFKIREFNQLASAIQEMLERLQTWGDEIVCSWKEAQNANQLKNEFLATTSHELRTPLNGIINCIRIIKDGYCDSREEEIEFLQQADNAAIHLLNIINDILDIAKIEAGKLSVNLEPVDLGKLLKEVINLQIAPIQKKGLKLKTPNWENDIIIYTDPAKLRQVLLNVIGNAVKFTQSGSIAISIGIEKDEALAANASKVVITVKDTGIGIDPSQQDKLFHPFVMVDGSTTRQFGGTGLGLAISRNLIELMGGNIRLHSAGCGKGTTVKIGIPLTLTSPIREVSLQQTENGSRKLLASHCELPPANLPSSKELTCSQK from the coding sequence ATGGCACTCAGTCAATCTTCTTTTCGTCGTATTCTCTTGTCGCGCCTATTGCTGGTCAGCGTTCCCGTGCTTCTAGTAGGCGTGTACGTTACCTATCGAAAAGCTCGTTCGGCTTTCCTAGAAACAGCACGGCAAAATTTGACTGAAAGTGCAGTTAGAAAAGGAGAAAGTATCGATCGATCCATTGAGGCGCTACGAGCCAATCTTGCCACGGCAAGCGATAGCGTTGTTTTCAAGCAGGGAACGCCTCTACAACAGCAAGCTTTTCTCGATCGCCTTGCCTCCAAACTCCCAAACCAAATTCAGTGCGTGCAGCTAACCAATTTTCAAATGGGGCAAGTTATAGCGAGTACCTGCGGGAACCAACCTCTCGACAACCTAGCTCGAAGCCAAGGGGTAGTGGAGCAAGAGTCACTGGCGGTTGAGGCAAACAAGATTTCCATTAAGTTCTTACTTCCCCAACAGCAGAAGAATCCAGAGGTAAATGAAGGTCAGTTAGAATTGCTCCTGTCGGCTCCGGTTTACGACGATCGCGATCGACCTCGTTACGTTTTGAGCTTTAAGTCGGCACTGCAAGAAAAAGAATTCGTATCTACCGAAACCCAACCCGGTTCGCTGACGGGTTATACGGTTGTCATTAACCAACAGGGAACTATCTTGGCACATCCCCTATCCGAACGGGTAGGACGCAACATTAGAGAAGAAGATGATGCCAACCGATTGAAAGATCTTGTCTGGAGCGCGATCGCAGGACAGCCCAGGTTTTTGCATTTATTTGCCTTTGATGAAGATGGTGTAGAACTCGTCGCGGGTTACAGTGCCATCGCCAGTCCCATTACCAGCGAGAGAAGTAAAAAATGGGTGATTCTCGCCGTAGCTCCCATAGACAAGGCACTAGCACCACTTCAGGATATTCAAAAAGCTCTATTTGGCATGACGTTGGCTTTGATCGTCGCCAGTATCCTAGTCATATTGTTTATTTCTCGCGAGCTAGCGCGTCCTCTAGAACAACTCAGAGATTACGCCATCAAAAAAGAGCTTTTTTGTAAAAAAACAGAAACCCCTCAAACTTGCCCGCAAAATTTCAAAATTCGGGAGTTTAATCAACTGGCTTCGGCTATCCAAGAAATGCTCGAACGCCTCCAAACTTGGGGAGACGAGATCGTCTGCTCGTGGAAAGAAGCTCAGAATGCCAATCAGCTTAAAAACGAATTTCTCGCGACGACTTCTCACGAATTGAGAACTCCGCTCAACGGAATCATCAACTGCATTCGGATTATTAAAGATGGTTATTGCGATAGCCGAGAAGAAGAAATAGAGTTTTTGCAGCAAGCAGATAATGCAGCTATTCACTTGCTCAACATTATTAATGACATTTTAGATATTGCCAAAATTGAAGCCGGCAAACTGTCTGTGAACCTAGAGCCAGTCGATTTAGGCAAACTGCTCAAAGAAGTTATCAATCTACAAATCGCTCCCATCCAGAAAAAAGGTTTGAAGTTAAAAACTCCTAATTGGGAGAACGATATTATCATTTACACCGATCCGGCAAAACTCCGACAAGTTCTTTTGAACGTGATAGGTAATGCCGTCAAATTTACCCAGTCAGGCAGTATCGCGATTAGCATTGGCATCGAAAAAGATGAAGCGTTAGCAGCGAATGCTTCAAAGGTGGTTATAACGGTTAAAGATACCGGAATCGGAATCGATCCTAGCCAACAGGATAAACTCTTTCACCCCTTCGTGATGGTAGATGGCTCAACAACCCGTCAGTTTGGCGGAACGGGTTTAGGATTGGCTATTTCCCGCAATTTAATCGAACTCATGGGAGGTAACATTAGGCTGCACAGTGCTGGATGCGGTAAAGGGACGACAGTTAAGATCGGCATCCCCCTGACGCTGACATCTCCCATCCGCGAAGTCAGCTTGCAACAGACTGAGAACGGCTCTCGGAAGCTTCTTGCCAGTCATTGCGAGTTACCGCCAGCTAATCTCCCCTCCTCAAAAGAGTTGACCTGTTCTCAGAAATAG
- a CDS encoding RibD family protein, with amino-acid sequence MNRPFTTVILAMTADGKIADVGRSHARFSSAADKAHLEKQISLADGVLFGAGTLRAYGTTLPIGDPQFLQARERQQKPPQPIHIVCSASAQIDPQLPFFRQPVPRWLLATAAGAKSWRESKREGFDRILVADAGETFEALRDEGTKGQGRVGRQLIQNQKSFHQMTNDKRQRTTDQSPISNPKSIDWIDALAQLKELGLQKLAILGGGELVASLLAKDLIDEFWLTVCPIILGGVTAPTPVEGMGFPAQEARRLELLSVERIEGEIFLHYRLQR; translated from the coding sequence ATGAATCGCCCTTTTACTACAGTTATATTAGCGATGACGGCTGATGGAAAAATTGCCGATGTTGGGCGATCGCACGCTCGATTTTCCTCGGCAGCTGACAAAGCTCATTTAGAAAAACAAATTTCCCTTGCAGATGGCGTTCTTTTTGGGGCTGGCACGCTTCGCGCCTATGGAACGACGCTCCCCATCGGCGATCCCCAATTCTTACAGGCTAGAGAGAGGCAGCAAAAACCGCCACAACCCATACATATCGTCTGTTCTGCCTCGGCGCAAATCGATCCTCAATTGCCTTTTTTTCGTCAACCCGTCCCTCGCTGGTTGCTCGCGACGGCGGCTGGCGCTAAATCATGGCGAGAAAGCAAGCGAGAGGGCTTCGATCGCATTTTAGTCGCCGATGCAGGGGAGACTTTTGAGGCACTGAGAGATGAGGGGACAAAAGGACAAGGGAGAGTGGGGAGACAATTAATCCAAAATCAAAAATCTTTTCATCAAATGACTAATGACAAAAGACAAAGGACAACTGACCAATCCCCAATCTCCAATCCAAAATCGATTGACTGGATAGATGCATTAGCTCAACTCAAAGAACTAGGATTGCAGAAGCTGGCAATTCTTGGGGGTGGGGAATTAGTGGCTTCTCTGCTGGCAAAAGATTTGATTGATGAGTTTTGGTTGACCGTATGCCCGATTATTTTGGGAGGCGTTACTGCACCAACGCCAGTAGAAGGAATGGGTTTCCCAGCACAAGAGGCGCGGCGCTTGGAATTACTAAGTGTAGAACGAATTGAGGGAGAAATCTTTTTACACTACCGCCTACAACGTTAA
- a CDS encoding GNAT family N-acetyltransferase, with translation MVEQLKPQYSIAWIEKIAEIPKIEWDFLAEPLKTPFLEWEWLNNLETSGSATARTGWQPAHLTVWRNRSLIAAAPLYIKGHSYGEFVFDHQWADLSHRLGVRYYPKLLGMTPFTPAVGYRFLIAPGEDEAEITEMMVAAIDRFCDRNRLSGCNFLFVDPDWRAVMERYGFRSWLHYSYIWTNRGFQTFDDYLAVFNANQRRNIKRERKAVVNANLQVKTLVGEEIPHHLFPLIYRFYSSTCDKFYWGSKYLTRQFFEQLYPRYRHRVVLVTAYREDNDSRPVGLSFCLRKSENFYGRYWGCFQEYDCLHFEACYYKPIEWAISQGIQMFDPGAGGSHKKRRGFPATPNYSLHRFYDPRMSNLLRHYINEINAMEREEIDAINQDLPFSKREIKFQI, from the coding sequence ATGGTCGAACAACTCAAGCCCCAGTATTCCATCGCCTGGATAGAAAAAATCGCTGAAATTCCTAAAATCGAATGGGATTTCCTTGCCGAACCCCTCAAAACTCCATTTCTAGAGTGGGAATGGCTCAATAACCTAGAAACGTCTGGGAGTGCGACGGCGCGGACTGGATGGCAACCAGCTCACCTAACGGTGTGGCGAAATAGAAGCTTGATTGCGGCTGCGCCTTTGTATATTAAGGGTCACAGTTATGGCGAATTTGTTTTTGACCACCAATGGGCGGATTTGTCCCATCGTTTGGGAGTGCGTTACTATCCAAAACTTTTAGGGATGACTCCCTTTACTCCTGCCGTAGGCTATCGCTTTTTGATCGCGCCGGGGGAAGACGAAGCAGAGATTACAGAAATGATGGTAGCGGCGATCGATCGTTTCTGCGATCGCAACCGCCTCTCTGGTTGCAATTTTCTGTTTGTCGATCCCGATTGGCGCGCTGTAATGGAACGTTACGGTTTCAGAAGTTGGCTGCACTACAGCTACATTTGGACCAATAGAGGTTTTCAAACCTTTGACGATTATCTAGCCGTATTTAATGCCAACCAACGTCGCAATATTAAGCGCGAACGCAAAGCCGTTGTTAATGCCAATCTACAGGTGAAAACATTGGTAGGTGAAGAAATTCCCCATCATTTATTTCCTTTAATTTATCGATTTTACAGCAGCACTTGTGATAAGTTTTATTGGGGAAGTAAATATTTAACGCGCCAATTTTTCGAGCAACTTTATCCTCGCTATCGCCATCGCGTCGTTTTGGTAACGGCGTATCGAGAAGACAACGATTCGCGTCCCGTAGGATTATCTTTTTGTCTGCGCAAAAGCGAAAATTTTTACGGGCGCTATTGGGGCTGTTTTCAAGAATACGATTGCCTACATTTTGAGGCATGTTATTATAAACCGATTGAATGGGCAATTTCTCAGGGCATTCAAATGTTCGATCCCGGTGCTGGTGGAAGTCATAAAAAGCGGCGTGGGTTTCCTGCAACTCCCAATTACAGCTTGCATCGCTTTTACGACCCAAGAATGAGCAATCTTTTACGTCACTACATTAATGAAATTAATGCGATGGAACGGGAAGAGATCGATGCGATCAATCAAGATTTACCTTTTAGTAAACGAGAAATAAAATTTCAAATTTAG
- a CDS encoding DUF3177 family protein encodes MDETWLRSLVWMDYRLAVLFTVILPAILLIWALVRQADAILRLLIIYWRVSSLLMITVYLAIATWSCPLSYITGLVARILIPISLWFWVDLNDEIRDLPQSFLKLVLTSWRWAVTIYSSLGAIASFPFLSCAFSGGEYAVNTPFCWVWLEAPWGYKEWFHPNASPGFLGFLGMVGLIIYTLYFAYFLLIRLGKQGRSALEQ; translated from the coding sequence ATGGATGAAACTTGGCTTCGATCCCTGGTATGGATGGATTACCGATTGGCAGTTTTATTTACCGTTATCCTGCCCGCTATTTTGCTAATTTGGGCGTTAGTTCGTCAAGCCGATGCGATTTTACGGCTATTAATTATCTACTGGCGAGTATCGAGTTTACTAATGATTACTGTTTATTTAGCGATCGCTACTTGGTCTTGTCCGTTAAGCTATATCACGGGGTTGGTAGCCCGCATTCTCATTCCCATCTCGCTTTGGTTTTGGGTCGATTTAAATGACGAAATTAGAGATTTGCCCCAAAGTTTTCTCAAACTGGTCTTGACTTCCTGGCGCTGGGCAGTAACGATTTATTCTAGTCTGGGCGCGATCGCTAGCTTCCCTTTTCTTTCTTGTGCTTTTTCGGGCGGAGAATATGCAGTCAACACTCCCTTTTGTTGGGTTTGGTTAGAAGCACCTTGGGGGTACAAAGAATGGTTTCATCCCAATGCATCGCCGGGATTCTTAGGGTTTTTAGGCATGGTGGGATTGATTATTTACACGCTCTACTTTGCCTATTTTCTCCTGATTCGCTTGGGCAAACAAGGGCGATCGGCACTCGAACAATAG
- a CDS encoding Calvin cycle protein CP12 has translation MSDIKNQIEQEIENARTVCSTEGETSSECAAAWDAVEELQAEAAHQRQKHPEKTSFQQYCDENPDAAECRVYDD, from the coding sequence ATGAGCGATATCAAAAACCAAATCGAACAAGAGATTGAAAACGCCAGAACTGTTTGTAGCACGGAGGGAGAAACTTCCAGCGAATGTGCCGCTGCATGGGATGCAGTTGAAGAATTGCAAGCAGAAGCCGCCCATCAACGTCAAAAACACCCTGAGAAAACTTCTTTTCAACAGTATTGCGACGAAAATCCCGATGCGGCTGAATGTCGCGTTTACGACGACTAA
- a CDS encoding FIST N-terminal domain-containing protein, with product MTDRMQWTNALSTRPSLETAIAEVTERVQQSLSGNPDLGVFFISSAYATDFPRVMPLMLEKFPLPVLIGCGGGGVIGTDDRSQTIEVEGAPALSFSVARLPGVEIHPFHVSAEEIPDLDSSPEAWVELIGVPPQKNPQFILLCDPFTSRVNDLIEGLDFAYPGSVKVGGLASARTMGVQSALFYHSPNHSSPSLYREGTVGVALSGNLILETIVAQGCRPIGKPYRVSQGERNIILELTEIEDGNEGIASSSRPPLEVLRDLLQTLDDKDRELAQHSLFIGIARDEFKARLGRGDFLIRNLLGVDPRKGAMAVGDRIRPGQRVQFHLRDSETSAEDLEFLLEAYQKEKGTSSPGAGALMFSCLGRGEALYGVPNFDSKLFGRYLHDIPLGGFFCNGEIGPVSGRTFLHGYTSAFAILRQP from the coding sequence ATGACCGATCGGATGCAGTGGACAAATGCTTTATCAACTCGTCCCTCTCTAGAAACCGCCATCGCAGAAGTTACTGAGAGGGTTCAACAGTCTTTGTCAGGAAATCCTGATTTAGGAGTGTTTTTCATTTCCTCTGCTTATGCCACTGATTTTCCGCGCGTGATGCCACTAATGCTCGAAAAATTTCCCCTCCCAGTTCTGATTGGCTGTGGTGGCGGTGGTGTTATCGGCACGGACGATCGCTCCCAAACTATCGAAGTAGAAGGCGCTCCCGCTCTTAGCTTCAGTGTAGCACGGTTGCCAGGGGTCGAGATTCATCCGTTTCACGTCTCGGCTGAGGAAATCCCAGATTTAGATAGTTCGCCAGAAGCTTGGGTAGAGTTAATAGGAGTTCCGCCTCAGAAAAACCCTCAGTTTATTTTGCTGTGCGATCCTTTTACCTCAAGAGTCAATGATTTAATAGAGGGGCTGGATTTTGCTTATCCGGGTTCGGTGAAGGTAGGAGGATTGGCTAGCGCCCGAACGATGGGAGTTCAAAGTGCCTTATTTTACCATTCCCCCAACCATTCCAGCCCATCTTTATATCGCGAAGGGACGGTGGGCGTAGCGTTAAGCGGCAACCTGATTCTAGAAACGATTGTGGCGCAAGGATGCCGCCCAATTGGCAAGCCCTATCGCGTGAGTCAGGGAGAGCGCAATATTATCCTGGAGTTGACCGAGATTGAGGATGGCAATGAAGGGATCGCGTCTTCTTCTCGTCCGCCGCTAGAGGTGTTGAGAGACTTACTGCAAACTCTAGACGATAAAGATCGCGAGTTAGCCCAGCATTCGCTATTTATAGGCATTGCTAGGGATGAGTTTAAAGCTCGACTGGGACGAGGAGATTTTTTAATTCGGAATCTGCTAGGAGTAGATCCGAGGAAGGGAGCCATGGCAGTGGGCGATCGCATTCGTCCCGGTCAAAGAGTACAATTTCATTTGCGAGATTCTGAAACCTCTGCTGAAGATCTAGAATTTCTCCTAGAAGCTTATCAAAAAGAAAAAGGAACATCCTCTCCAGGGGCGGGCGCCCTCATGTTTTCTTGTCTGGGACGAGGAGAGGCTCTCTATGGAGTACCTAATTTCGATTCCAAGCTCTTTGGGCGCTATTTGCATGATATTCCTCTGGGAGGTTTTTTCTGCAATGGGGAAATCGGTCCCGTAAGCGGTAGGACGTTTTTACACGGCTATACCTCGGCATTTGCTATTTTACGACAGCCCTAA
- a CDS encoding DUF6825 family protein: MSNPVLRAFFFGRALAEVLNEKVEETFTNALSELGKFDAEQRERLRKFVEEVQARAEREAAQESTTGAAESSGDLQEEIDELRAEIARLRAEIKNFRS, encoded by the coding sequence ATGAGCAATCCAGTTCTGCGTGCCTTTTTTTTTGGTAGGGCTTTAGCTGAAGTCCTAAACGAGAAAGTTGAAGAGACTTTTACCAACGCCCTTAGCGAATTGGGCAAATTCGATGCCGAACAGCGAGAGCGCCTGCGCAAATTCGTTGAAGAAGTTCAGGCCAGGGCAGAGCGGGAAGCTGCTCAAGAAAGCACGACAGGAGCAGCAGAGTCTTCTGGAGACTTACAGGAGGAAATCGACGAACTGCGAGCCGAAATCGCTCGCCTGCGGGCAGAAATCAAAAATTTTCGCAGTTAG
- a CDS encoding ABC1 kinase family protein codes for MLQNPSPKSAYRWNQENYSINRRRFDIWRFILLLLLKLWLNGKKWSYKGGYEEAKLFQRRKVQAAWIRESLLELGPTFIKVGQLFSTRADLFPAEYVEELAKLQDQVPAFTYEQVVAIVEADLGKPMNKLFRHFDPVPIAAASLGQVHKAQLHSGEEVVVKVQRPGLKKLFTIDLAILKKIAHYFQNHPKWGKGRDWLGIYEECCRILWLETDYLNEGRNADTFRRNFRTQNWVKVPKVYWRYTSPRVLTLEYVPGIKISHYEALEAAGLDRKLLAKLGAKAYLQQLLNDGFFHADPHPGNLAVSPDGALIFYDFGMMGEIKTNIREKLMQTLFGIAEKNADRVVNSLIDLGALEPTGDMSSVRRSIQFMLDNFMDKPFEEQSIDQISEDLYEIAYDRPFRFPATFTFVMRAFSTLEGVGKGLDPEFNFMEVAQPFAIQLMSNTNGRNGSNIFDELGREAARVGSTALGLPRRIEDTIEKLERGDIKVRVRSSESDRILRRLSALQLGTNYTLLIGTFILSATILYVYGKVQAAIAVLLLAIAPAWAFFRLLRRLDRLDRMF; via the coding sequence ATTCTCCAAAACCCATCCCCTAAGAGTGCCTATCGCTGGAATCAAGAAAATTACTCTATCAATCGCCGACGCTTTGATATTTGGCGGTTCATTTTGCTATTGCTGCTCAAACTGTGGCTCAACGGCAAAAAGTGGAGCTATAAGGGCGGGTACGAGGAAGCCAAGCTTTTCCAACGCAGAAAAGTGCAAGCAGCTTGGATTCGAGAAAGCCTGCTGGAGTTGGGACCGACTTTCATTAAAGTCGGTCAGCTCTTCTCGACGCGAGCAGATTTATTCCCCGCCGAATACGTAGAAGAACTCGCCAAACTACAAGACCAAGTTCCCGCCTTTACCTACGAACAAGTGGTCGCGATTGTGGAAGCCGATTTAGGCAAGCCGATGAATAAACTCTTTCGCCATTTCGATCCCGTTCCCATCGCGGCGGCTAGCTTGGGACAAGTTCATAAAGCCCAACTGCATTCCGGGGAAGAAGTGGTCGTCAAAGTCCAGCGTCCCGGTTTGAAAAAGCTATTCACTATCGATCTGGCCATTCTCAAAAAGATTGCCCATTATTTTCAAAATCATCCTAAGTGGGGTAAAGGACGCGATTGGCTGGGAATATATGAGGAGTGCTGCCGCATTCTTTGGCTAGAAACCGACTATCTCAACGAAGGGCGCAACGCTGACACCTTCCGCCGCAACTTTCGCACTCAAAATTGGGTGAAAGTCCCTAAAGTCTACTGGCGTTATACGTCGCCGCGAGTTTTAACGCTCGAATACGTACCTGGGATTAAAATCAGTCACTACGAAGCCCTAGAAGCGGCTGGGCTAGATAGAAAATTACTGGCTAAACTTGGGGCTAAAGCTTATCTGCAACAATTGCTCAATGACGGCTTCTTTCACGCCGATCCCCATCCCGGCAACCTGGCGGTCAGTCCCGACGGAGCGTTGATTTTTTACGACTTCGGTATGATGGGCGAGATTAAGACCAATATCCGCGAAAAATTAATGCAGACCCTGTTTGGCATTGCCGAGAAAAATGCCGATCGCGTAGTGAATTCTTTGATCGATCTGGGAGCATTGGAGCCGACAGGAGATATGAGTTCCGTGCGGCGTTCGATCCAGTTCATGCTGGATAACTTCATGGATAAGCCGTTTGAAGAGCAATCGATCGACCAAATTAGCGAAGATCTTTACGAAATCGCTTACGATCGACCCTTTCGCTTTCCGGCAACGTTTACTTTTGTTATGCGAGCCTTTTCAACTCTAGAAGGCGTGGGCAAAGGGTTAGATCCAGAATTTAACTTTATGGAGGTGGCACAACCATTTGCTATACAGCTTATGAGCAACACAAACGGTAGAAACGGAAGCAATATTTTTGACGAACTGGGACGAGAAGCAGCGCGAGTTGGCAGTACGGCGTTGGGACTGCCCCGACGCATCGAAGATACGATCGAGAAATTAGAACGCGGCGATATTAAAGTTCGGGTGCGCTCTAGCGAATCCGATCGAATTTTGCGACGTTTGAGTGCGCTTCAACTCGGAACTAACTATACTTTACTTATTGGTACCTTCATCTTGTCCGCGACAATTTTATATGTCTATGGCAAAGTACAAGCAGCAATAGCCGTTCTTTTGTTAGCAATAGCTCCCGCTTGGGCATTCTTTCGCCTGCTCAGACGGCTCGATCGCTTAGATCGAATGTTTTAA